The Natrarchaeobaculum sulfurireducens genome segment GGCACGCGAGCCGAAGTTGGGCTAATTCGAAGCTCTCCACGTTGAGTCTGGCTTCTATCACCATCGAAGATTCCCTACGCGACCGTTCGCCAGCCGGTAAATTGGGATGGAAAAGTGCTTTGGACAGATCGCCAATACTGTCCCATGGGCGTACTACACGAGGGTAATTCCGCCGTCGACGACCAGTGATGCACCGGTGATGAACGCTGCCGGTTCGGAAGCGAGGTAGACGATCGCACTCGCCAGCTCTTCAGGATCGCCCTGTCGGCCGACAGGTGTTGCATCCACGGCCGCCTGAATTGCGTCTTCGTCGGCAACCTGTTCGGCAGCACCGGTGTCGACCATTCCAGGAACGATAGCATTCATCGTGATCCCGTCAGGTCCGAGATCGATCGCGGCACTTCGGGTAAAGCCAACGACCCCACCCTTGCTCGCCGCATAGTGCGATAGGTCACCCGACCAGCCAACATGACCGCCTGCCGCTGATGAGACATTGACGACCCGACCATAGCCCGCGTCGCGCATCGCTGGAAGGACTGCCTTCGTGCAGTTGAATACGCCGGTCAAGTTGATATCGATCACCTGTTGCCAGTCCTCAGCAGTCATCTCCTCGAGCGTCGCTGTCGGGAAAATTCCCGCGTTGTTCACGAGAATGTCGACACGACCGAACGCCTCGAGTGTGTCCTCGACAACTGACTCCGCTG includes the following:
- a CDS encoding SDR family NAD(P)-dependent oxidoreductase, coding for MIDFTDRVAIVTGAGGGIGEETALLLAEQGADVVVTDVIPEREDVGEAVEERGANALVRELDVTDREAAESVVEDTLEAFGRVDILVNNAGIFPTATLEEMTAEDWQQVIDINLTGVFNCTKAVLPAMRDAGYGRVVNVSSAAGGHVGWSGDLSHYAASKGGVVGFTRSAAIDLGPDGITMNAIVPGMVDTGAAEQVADEDAIQAAVDATPVGRQGDPEELASAIVYLASEPAAFITGASLVVDGGITLV